The following are encoded together in the Daucus carota subsp. sativus chromosome 5, DH1 v3.0, whole genome shotgun sequence genome:
- the LOC108219718 gene encoding uncharacterized protein LOC108219718 isoform X4, which yields MKHQVFFCKYNDPIYVNMEKLLIMIKLPGFIGVQKYVTEVDVDFGSLILLEKIEQVVSAFLWVLCPLSHSSAEQWHSPIHVSMSGTFIVFIFICISQAMDSGRKRIPLGAFSPSPARTGQ from the exons ATGAAGCATCAG GTGTTTTTCTGCAAATACAATGATCCAATTTATGTGAACATGGAGAAGTTGTTAATTATGATAAAACTACCAG GTTTTATTGGAGTTCAAAAATACGTTACAGAAGTAGATGTAGATTTTGGCAGCCTGATTTTGCTCGAGAAAATAGAACAA GTCGTAAGCGCGTTTCTTTGGGTCCTCTGTCCTCTATCTCATTCTTCAGCAG AGCAGTGGCATTCACCTATCCATGTTTCAATGTCCGGCACGTTCATTGTTTTCATCTTTATTTGCATCTCTCAAGCGATGGATAGTG GTCGTAAGCGCATCCCTTTGGGTGCTTTTTCTCCTTCCCCC
- the LOC108219718 gene encoding uncharacterized protein LOC108219718 isoform X3, translated as MKHQVFFCKYNDPIYVNMEKLLIMIKLPGFIGVQKYVTEVDVDFGSLILLEKIEQVVSAFLWVLCPLSHSSAAEQWHSPIHVSMSGTFIVFIFICISQAMDSGRKRIPLGAFSPSPARTGQ; from the exons ATGAAGCATCAG GTGTTTTTCTGCAAATACAATGATCCAATTTATGTGAACATGGAGAAGTTGTTAATTATGATAAAACTACCAG GTTTTATTGGAGTTCAAAAATACGTTACAGAAGTAGATGTAGATTTTGGCAGCCTGATTTTGCTCGAGAAAATAGAACAA GTCGTAAGCGCGTTTCTTTGGGTCCTCTGTCCTCTATCTCATTCTTCAGCAG caGAGCAGTGGCATTCACCTATCCATGTTTCAATGTCCGGCACGTTCATTGTTTTCATCTTTATTTGCATCTCTCAAGCGATGGATAGTG GTCGTAAGCGCATCCCTTTGGGTGCTTTTTCTCCTTCCCCC